One genomic region from Bactrocera tryoni isolate S06 chromosome 3, CSIRO_BtryS06_freeze2, whole genome shotgun sequence encodes:
- the LOC120771848 gene encoding mitochondrial potassium channel ATP-binding subunit, protein MIRLLATNCNRHLTQQLPKFQQVPQTQLNGIRDFSGHLKNANKLLRVVEQQASRAAETGGKRISNTRLILLSGCGVTLGLGTRTYLAFARQAQCESNRLAGVIQKTLQQEDSKFDWRRFWSYLEPHLWELLGAIAAALIVAFINIRIPNLLGDLVNTLARYANTYVKDPLHNSFFSDVRRPASNLLSLYFLQSGFTFVYIYLLSRVGERIAAKLRQDLFKQIILQDISFFDANRTGELVNRLTADVQDFKACFKQFFSQGLRSMAQLVGGGVSLFLISPHMAAIALAAVPVVVAFMSYLGRKLRNLSKDAQAQSERATAVCEEALSNIRTVRSSACEYSEMELFKRETNEAARLAQELGYGIAIFQGLTNFFLNGLVLTTLFMGGHLMSTESLSPGALMAFLVASQGVQRSLAQGSILLGTMIRGMTAGSRVFEYLQLQPKVELLRGYEIPPKHLNGEIRFENVSFAYPSRPDHVVLKDFNLTLRPGQTVALVGASGSGKSTVAALVERFYEPTSGNIKLDGYKLSDIGPYWLRGNVLGFIEQQPILFATTILENIRYGRPAAKNEEIYAAAKLSQSHEFVSALPDGYDTNVGERGTQLSGGQRQRIAIGRALLKNPKILILDEATSALDATSEAEVQKALDTAVLNRTTLVIAHRLSTIRNADLIVVMEHGRIVESGKHEELMAKRGLYYDLVRQQERRPVQEPQEIETNTAGGDESNFSATADRPNMQQG, encoded by the exons ATGATTCGATTGTTAGCAACTAATTGCAA TCGCCATTTAACACAGCAATTGCCCAAATTCCAACAAGTGCCTCAAACACAGCTCAATGGCATACGCGATTTTAGCGGtcatttaaaaaatgcaaacaagcTCCTACGAGTAGTAGAGCAGCAGGCGAGTAGAGCTGCGGAGACGGGAGGAAAGCGTATATCAAACACACGCCTCATATTACTAAGCGGCTGTGGCGTCACACTGGGGTTGGGCACACGCACGTATCTAGCTTTTGCGCGGCAAGCGCAATGTGAAAGCAATAGATTAGCAGGTGTAATACAAAAAACACTGCAACAAGAAGATAGCAAATTTGATTGGCGCCGGTTTTGGTCCTACTTGGAGCCACACTTGTGGGAGCTGCTCGGCGCTATTGCT GCTGCTTTGATTGTGGCATTCATCAATATAAGGATTCCCAATCTTCTTGGGGATTTGGTCAACACCCTAGCGCGCTACGCCAATACCTACGTGAAGGACCCGCTACACAATTCGTTCTTCAGCGACGTCAGACGCCCAGCGAGTAACTTGCTCAGCCTGTATTTCTTGCAATCGGGCTTTACATTCGTGTATATATATCTGCTTAGCCGGGTTGGTGAACGCATAGCTGCCAAGCTGCGACAAGATCTGTTCAAACAGATCATTTTGCAAGACATTAGCTTTTTCGATGCAAATCGCACCGGAGAACTAGTGAATCGTCTAACCGCAGATGTTCAAGATTTCAAAGCCTGCTTTAAGCAATTCTTCTCGCAAGGTCTGCGCAGTATGGCACAATTGGTGGGCGGCGGAGTGTCACTGTTTCTTATATCACCTCATATGGCAGCAATCGCGCTGGCGGCTGTACCTGTAGTTGTGGCCTTCATGTCATATCTGGGGCGGAAATTACGCAATTTGAGCAAGGATGCACAAGCTCAG TCCGAACGTGCTACGGCTGTTTGTGAAGAAGCTTTGTCTAATATACGTACCGTGCGTTCAAGCGCTTGTGAGTATAGTGAAATGGAGCTATTCAAACGCGAAACTAATGAAGCAGCGAGATTGGCGCAAGAGCTCGGTTATGGCATTGCTATATTCCAAGGTCTGACAAACTTCTTCCTTAATGGTTTGGTCCTGACAACACTTTTCATGGGTGGCCATCTGATGTCTACCGAAAGCCTTTCACCAGGCGCTTTAATGGCGTTCCTGGTTGCATCTCAAGGTGTGCAACGTTCGTTGGCTCAGGGGTCGATATTGTTGGGCACTATGATACGTGGCATGACTGCTGGTTCGCGGGTGTttgaa TATCTACAACTACAGCCTAAAGTGGAACTGCTGAGAGGCTATGAGATTCCACCAAAGCACCTTAACGGTGAAATTCGATTTGAAAACGTTTCATTTGCATATCCTTCGAGACCAGATCAT GTGGTTTTGAAAGACTTCAACTTAACATTGCGTCCCGGTCAAACAGTGGCACTTGTCGGCGCTTCAGGATCTGGCAAATCAACTGTTGCCGCGCTCGTGGAACGCTTCTATGAGCCAACATCTGGTAATATTAAACTGGATGGTTACAAACTGTCTGACATTGGGCCATATTGGCTGCGCGGCAATGTACTCGGTTTCATCGAACAACAACCAATACTATTTGCCACAACCATATTGGAGAATATAAGATACGGTCGGCCAGCCGCTAAAAATGAAGAGATTTACGCTGCTGCAAAACTATCGCAATCACATGAATTTGTTAGCGCGCTGCCTGATGGATACGATACGAATGTTGGCGAGCGCGGCACACAATTAAGTGGTGGCCAACGACAACGAATTGCCATAGGGCGTGCGTTGCTTAAAAATCCCAAAATTCTTATATTAGATGAAGCCACCAGTGCACTGGACGCTACAAGTGAAGCCGAAGTACAGAAAGCTTTAGATACAGCGGTACTTAATCGAACGACCTTAGTAATAGCGCACCGGCTATCGACCATAAGGAATGCTGACTTGATTGTTGTGATGGAACATGGTCGTATAGTGGAG TCCGGCAAGCATGAAGAGTTAATGGCTAAACGTGGTCTCTATTACGATCTAGTGCGTCAGCAAGAGCGCCGACCTGTGCAAGAACCTCAGGAAATTGAAACTAACACTGCCGGAGGCGATGAAAGCAATTTTTCTGCTACTGCCGATCGCCCGAACATGCAACAGGGATAA